A genomic stretch from Falco naumanni isolate bFalNau1 chromosome 4, bFalNau1.pat, whole genome shotgun sequence includes:
- the C4H16orf72 gene encoding UPF0472 protein C16orf72 homolog — MEDKKEEGEAEIQEHGPEHWFSKWERQCLAEAEQEEALAPELQDEAAAQPEHKQQKLWHLFQNSATAVAQLYKDRVCQQPGLSLWVPFQNAATAVTNLYKESVDAHQRSFDVGIQIGYQRRNKDVLAWVKKRRRTIRREDLISFLCGKVPPPRNSRAPPRLTVVSPNRATSTETSSSVETDLQPFREAIALHGLSGAMASISVRSSTPGSPTHVSSGSNASRRRNGLHDVDLNTFISEEMALHLDNGGTRKRTSAQCGDVITDSPTHKRNRMI, encoded by the exons ATGGAGGACAAGAAGGAGGAGGGCGAGGCGGAGATCCAGGAGCACGGGCCCGAGCACTGGTTCAGCAAGTGGGAGCGGCAGTGCCTGGCCGAGGCCGAGCAGGAGGAGGCGCTGGCCCCGGAGCTGCAGGACGAGGCGGCGGCGCAGCCTGAGCACAAGCAGCAGAAGCTTTGGCACCTCTTCCAGAACTCGGCCACCGCCGTGGCGCAGCTCTACAAGG acCGGGTGTGCCAGCAGCCGGGGCTCTCCCTCTGGGTCCCCTTCCAGAACGCCGCCACTGCGGTCACCAACCTCTACAAAG AAAGTGTGGATGCCCATCAGCGAAGCTTTGATGTAGGAATTCAGATTGGCTATCAGCGTCGGAATAAGGATGTGTTAGCTTGGGTTAAAAAACGCAGAAGAACTATTCGTAGAGAAGACTTGATCAGCTTCCTATGTGGGAAAGTTCCTCCTCCAAGAAATTCTAGAGCTCCCCCAAGACTGACTGTAGTATCCCCTAACCGAGCTACTTCAACAGAAACTAGCTCATCTGTAGAGACTGATTTGCAACCCTTCCGTGAAGCCATAGCTCTGCATG gTCTTAGTGGTGCAATGGCTAGTATAAGTGTTCGCTCAAGTACCCCAGGCTCGCCCACTCACGTGAGCAGTGGCTCCAATGCTAGTCGAAGGAGAAATGGACTCCATGATGTTGATTTGAACACTTTCATATCAGAAGAAATGGCACTCCACTTGGACAATGGTGGAACTAGAAAGCGTACCTCAGCCCAGTGTGGCGATGTCATTACAGACTCACCAACTCATAAACGCAACAGAATGATCTAA